In Erythrolamprus reginae isolate rEryReg1 unplaced genomic scaffold, rEryReg1.hap1 scaffold_141, whole genome shotgun sequence, one DNA window encodes the following:
- the LOC139155922 gene encoding ectonucleoside triphosphate diphosphohydrolase 2-like, with the protein MSPKKAVVAALGALCLVAVAGLILLCVPTKDARDPPAYKYGIVLDAGSSHTAMFVYKWPADKENETGIVSQHSDCHVKGDGISSYSADPPAAGQSLVACLDQALQDVPKERHGITPLYLGATAGMRLLNISNSQASDRVLEAVTATLKKYPFDFRGARILSGEDEGLFGWVTANYLMENFIKYGWIGRWIRPKKRTVGAMDLGGASTQITFETTAAPETPGSQVTLKLYGQPYKVYTHSFLCYGMNEIHTRLKSKVLKAKAYALRLESPCWPQGFKQSFPMESVYGSPCVHLEKPPNYFPTAMVNMSGSGDPAQCLAHAESLFQFAGCSYSSCSFDGVFQPPVEGDFIAFSAFFYTVDFLRSVMKRQVATPSDLREGAEAICSTPWSELLKKAPKLEAHLQNYCAMATFVSLLLPRGYSFSNSTFPNVAFQQKAGDTTIGWALGYMLNLTNMIPAEEPSFRKSTDFGPWVGLILLFVAILLGSLLSIFCLLKSSKGRGAV; encoded by the exons TATGGGATCGTCTTGGATGCAGGGTCTTCCCACACCGCCATGTTTGTCTACAAATGGCCGGCCGACAAGGAGAACGAGACGGGGATTGTCAGCCAGCACAGCGACTGCCACGTGAAGG GAGACGGCATCTCAAGCTACTCTGCGGACCCACCGGCAGCTGGGCAGAGCTTGGTAGCCTGCCTTGACCAGgccttgcaggacgtcccaaagGAGAGGCACGGCATCACCCCCCTCTACCTGGGGGCCACGGCGGGCATGCGGCTGCTGAA cattTCTAACTCACAGGCTTCAGACCGCGTCCTTGAAGCTGTGACGGCCACGCTGAAGAAATACCCCTTTGACTTCCGGGGGGCCCGGATCCTGAGTGGGGAGGACGAGGGCTTGTTCGGCTGGGTCACCGCCAACTACCTGATGGAGAACTTCATCAAG TACGGCTGGATCGGCCGGTGGATCCGCCCCAAGAAGAGGACGGTGGGGGCCATGGACTTGGGCGGGGCCTCCACGCAGATCACCTTTGAGACCACAGCGGCCCCCGAGACCCCCGGCAGCCAGGTGACCCTGAAGCTGTACGGGCAGCCCTACAAAGTCTACACCCACAGCTTCCTCTGCTATGGCATGAACGAGATCCACACCAGGCTGAAGTCCAAGGTCCTGAAG GCAAAAGCTTACGCCCTCCGCCTGGAGAGCCCCTGCTGGCCCCAGGGGTTCAAGCAGAGCTTCCCCATGGAGAGCGTCTACGGGTCGCCCTGCGTCCACCTCGAGAAGCCACCCAACTACTTCCCCACAGCCATGGTGAACATGAGCGGCTCTGGGGACCCCGCCCAGTGCTTGGCCCACGCGGAGAGCCTCTTCCAGTTCGCGGGCTGCTCCTACTCCAGCTGCTCCTTTGACGGGGTCTTCCAGCCCCCCGTGGAGGGGGACTTCATC GCCTTCTCCGCATTTTTCTACACGGTGGATTTCCTGCGGTCAGTGATGAAAAGACAAGTAGCCACTCCAAGTGACCTCAGAGAAGGCGCGGAGGCCATCTGCAGCACCCCCTGGAGTGAG CTGCTCAAGAAGGCGCCAAAGCTGGAGGCCCACTTGCAGAACTACTGCGCGATGGCCACCTTCGTCTCGCTGCTGCTCCCCCGGGGCTACTCGTTCAGCAACTCCACCTTCCCCAACGTAGCCTTCCAGCAGAAG GCCGGCGACACGACCATCGGCTGGGCCCTGGGCTACATGCTGAACCTGACCAACATGATCCCGGCGGAGGAGCCCAGCTTCCGGAAGAGCACCGACTTCGGCCCCTGGGTCGGCCTCATCCTCCTCTTTGTCGCCATCCTTCTGGGCAGCCTGCTCAGCATCTTCTGCCTGCTGAAGTCCTCCAAGGGGCGGGGGGCAGTGTAG